From Rhodococcus antarcticus, the proteins below share one genomic window:
- the ppgK gene encoding polyphosphate--glucose phosphotransferase has protein sequence MGAVPARTARTAAGVATTPAPGSRGFGVDVGGSGIKGGIVDLDTGELVGDRVRIDTPQPATPHAVADTVAELVGQFDWDGPVGITLPCVIKSGTARTAANVDPGWIGTDAVALFQGVLPGRTITVLNDADAAGMAENLYGAGKDVDGVVILLTFGTGIGSAVIQDGVLLPNTELGHLEVDGKEAEHRAAASVKETKGLSWKEWAPLVSQVLTTLENLLWPDLFIAGGGVSRKAAKWIPLLDNRTKVVPATLENTAGIVGAAVAVATGVAP, from the coding sequence GTGGGCGCGGTCCCGGCCAGGACCGCGCGGACCGCCGCAGGCGTCGCCACCACCCCCGCCCCCGGCAGCCGCGGGTTCGGGGTGGACGTCGGCGGCAGCGGCATCAAGGGCGGCATCGTCGACCTCGACACCGGGGAGCTCGTGGGGGACCGCGTCCGCATCGACACCCCTCAGCCCGCCACTCCGCACGCGGTGGCCGACACCGTCGCCGAGCTCGTCGGGCAGTTCGACTGGGACGGCCCCGTCGGGATCACGCTGCCCTGCGTCATCAAGTCCGGCACCGCCCGCACCGCCGCCAACGTCGACCCGGGCTGGATCGGCACCGACGCGGTCGCGCTGTTCCAGGGCGTGCTGCCGGGGCGCACCATCACCGTGCTGAACGACGCCGACGCCGCCGGCATGGCCGAGAACCTCTACGGCGCGGGCAAGGACGTCGACGGCGTCGTCATCCTGCTCACCTTCGGCACCGGCATCGGCTCGGCCGTGATCCAGGACGGGGTGCTGCTGCCGAACACCGAGCTGGGCCACCTCGAGGTCGACGGCAAGGAGGCCGAGCACCGGGCCGCCGCCTCGGTGAAGGAGACCAAGGGCCTCTCCTGGAAGGAGTGGGCCCCCCTCGTCTCGCAGGTGCTCACGACGCTGGAGAACCTGCTCTGGCCGGACCTGTTCATCGCCGGCGGTGGGGTCAGCCGCAAGGCGGCCAAGTGGATCCCGCTGCTGGACAACAGGACGAAGGTCGTCCCGGCCACCCTGGAGAACACCGCCGGCATCGTGGGGGCCGCGGTCGCGGTGGCCACGGGCGTGGCCCCCTGA
- a CDS encoding inositol monophosphatase family protein, whose amino-acid sequence MDDTGSPSPVELREVAVHLATTAAALVRRRREEVFGHDVTGAVTAAAGSTATKSTDTDPVTVVDTESERLLRTELARLRPDDAVLGEEDGGDPAATAGLRWVLDPVDGTVNFLYGLPVYAVSVGVQRDGVSVAGAVVDVVAGRVFAAARGAGATLDGRPLRCTAVTQARMSLVATGFAYDPARRALQGALLAGVLPHVRDVRRAGSAALDLCSVAAGWVDAYYEHGTNPWDWAAGSLVAEEAGAVVRLPEPSALSAAGRLVVAAAPGVHAELAALLARHAPGGLER is encoded by the coding sequence GTGGACGACACCGGAAGCCCCAGCCCCGTCGAGCTCCGGGAGGTGGCCGTGCACCTCGCGACCACCGCGGCCGCACTCGTGCGACGTCGTCGCGAGGAGGTCTTCGGCCACGACGTGACGGGTGCGGTCACCGCGGCGGCCGGGAGCACCGCGACCAAGAGCACCGACACCGATCCCGTCACCGTGGTGGACACCGAGTCCGAGCGACTGCTCCGCACCGAGCTCGCCCGGCTGCGGCCCGACGACGCGGTGCTCGGCGAGGAGGACGGCGGCGACCCCGCGGCCACGGCGGGGCTGCGCTGGGTGCTCGACCCCGTCGACGGCACCGTGAACTTCCTCTACGGGCTGCCCGTGTACGCGGTCTCGGTGGGGGTGCAGCGCGACGGTGTGAGCGTGGCCGGCGCGGTGGTCGACGTGGTGGCGGGCCGGGTCTTCGCGGCGGCGCGCGGGGCGGGAGCCACGCTGGACGGGCGGCCGCTGCGGTGCACGGCGGTGACGCAGGCGCGGATGTCGCTGGTCGCCACCGGGTTCGCCTACGACCCCGCCCGCCGGGCGTTGCAGGGCGCCCTGCTCGCAGGGGTGCTGCCGCACGTGCGCGACGTGCGCCGCGCGGGGTCGGCCGCCCTGGACCTGTGCTCGGTGGCCGCGGGCTGGGTCGACGCGTACTACGAGCACGGCACCAACCCGTGGGACTGGGCCGCCGGCTCGCTCGTCGCCGAGGAGGCCGGGGCAGTGGTGCGCCTGCCGGAGCCGAGTGCGCTGAGCGCGGCCGGCCGGCTGGTGGTGGCTGCCGCACCCGGGGTGCACGCCGAGCTGGCCGCTCTGCTGGCCCGGCACGCTCCCGGGGGCCTGGAGCGCTGA